The Vidua chalybeata isolate OUT-0048 chromosome 6, bVidCha1 merged haplotype, whole genome shotgun sequence genome has a segment encoding these proteins:
- the DEPDC7 gene encoding DEP domain-containing protein 7, which translates to MATVREKAAALSLSAVCSPAARPPGFSLAQKPFGATFVWSSIISALQTQVEVKKRRQNLKCYHDCFIGSDAVDVVFAHLLQNKYFGDVDISRAKVVRVCQALMDCKVFEAVSTRVFGKDKRSVFEDSSSSLYRFTNASNQPELEKDYQQCTPQRCEKSTLFYSTPFKPESLEDLWENLSLKPASSPQVNISDSLSRRVINEVWQEQTIARLLQLVDLPLLESLLEHQEIRPQLPEPRKAAGYVITSNYLDREILKAFSDSQTDEWLSAAIDCLEYLPDHMVVDISRNLPDQPDKADSWKLLLFENIGRYYSQKKEPLLSHASEIHLGIAELLVNGKMEQSLEAVQLYLKLLDSQVREEFRRLLYFMAVAAHHSELKLQKESDNRMVVKRTFSKAIINNKNLSRGKTDLLILFLVDNQRDVLKIPGALHKMVSNKLLALQKGQDPSKIPGYTFCQKLDEREYRANTEKTTKDELLSLLKAIDEDAKLSDKERKRLLDQFHSSNPSIFMQYFGDRVTNMCKY; encoded by the exons ATGGCCACGGTGCGGGAGAAGGCGGCGGCTCTGAGCCTCAGCGCGGTCTGCAGCCCCGCCGCCAGGCCGCCGG GCTTCAGCTTGGCGCAGAAGCCATTTGGAGCGACCTTCGTCTGGAGCAGCATTATCAGCGCTCTCCAAACTCAAGTGGAAGTGAAGAAGCGCCGGCAGAACCTGAAGTGTTACCACGACTGCTTCATTGGTTCGGATGCAGTGGATGTTGTCTTTGCCCATCTTCTGCAGAACAAGTATTTTGGGGACGTGGATATTTCCAGGGCTAAGGTGGTGCGCGTGTGCCAAGCGCTGATGGATTGCAAAGTGTTCGAGGCTGTCTCAACGAGGGTCTTTGGCAAAGACAAACGCTCTGTGTTtgaggacagcagcagcagcctctaCAGATTCACAAATGCCTCGAACCAGCCAGAGCTTGAGAAAGATTACCAGCAGTGTACCCCACAGAG ATGTGAGAAGAGCACGTTGTTCTACTCTACTCCATTCAAACCAGAAAGCTTGGAGGATCTTTGGGAAAACCTGAGTCTAAAGCCTGCAAGCAGCCCTCAAGTAAACATCTCAGACAGCTTGTCCCGTCGAG TTATTAATGAAGTGTGGCAAGAACAAACAATTGCTCgcctgctgcagctggtggaCCTCCCTCTCCTGGAGTCTctgctggagcaccaggagatCAGACCTcagctgccagagcccaggAAGGCAGCTGGATATGTCATCACCAGCAACTACCTGGACAGAGAGATCCTCAAAGCTTTCAGTGACTCGCA GACAGACGAGTGGCTCTCGGCAGCAATTGATTGCTTGGAATATCTTCCTGATCATATGGTGGTGGATATCAGCAGGAACCTGCCTGATCAGCCAGACAAAGCAGATTCCtggaaactgctgctgtttgaaaaCATTGGGAGATACTACAGCCAGAAAAAGGAGCCACTCTTAAGCCATGCATCTGAAATTCATTTAGGAATTGCAGAACTATTAG tGAATGGGAAGATGGAGCAATCTTTAGAAGCTGTTCAGCTCTATTTGAAGCTCCTAGACAGCCAAGTCAGGGAGGAGTTCAGGAGACTGCTGTACTTCATGGCTGTTGCAGCACATCATTCTGAGCTCAAGCTACAGAAGGAG AGTGACAACAGGATGGTTGTGAAAAGGACATTCTCTAAAGCTATTATCAACAATAAAAACCTATCCAGAGGGAAAACTGACCTCCTGATCTTGTTCCTTGTGGACAACCAGAGAGATGTGTTAAAG ATCCCAGGGGCACTGCACAAAATGGTCAGCAATaaactgctggccctgcagaaAGGCCAGGATCCCAGCAAGATACCAG GTTATACCTTTTGCCAAAAGCTTGATGAAAGAGAGTATCGCGCCAACACAGAGAAGACCACGAAAGATGAGCTATTATCTCTACTGAAAGCTATTGATGAAGATGCAAAGCTCTCTGACAAAGAGAGGAAGAGGCTGCTAGATCAGTTTCATAGTAGTAATCCAAGTATTTTTATGCAGTATTTTGGAGACAGAGTTACTAATATGTGTAAATATTGA